AAGTTCATCGTTTCCAAGATCGAAAAGGTGGATCCGGACGCGAAGAAGGTCGTCATGAAAAAAGGGACCATTGACTACGACCTTTTGATCATCGCCAGCGGATCGCGTTGCGATCCGACGGAAAACGAAGGACTGCTCGGGCCGAACTGGCAGAAGTCCATCTTCGACTTCTACACCCTGGATGGCGCCCTGAAGCTGCAGCAGGCCATGCGCTCCTTCAGGGGTGGCAGGATCGTGCTCAACGTGGCCGAGATGCCCGTCAAGTGCCCGGTTGCGCCCCCGGAATTCGTGATGCTCGCTGACTGGTACTTCCATGAGCGGGGACTGCGGGACAAGGTGGAAATCGTCTTCGCCACGCCGCTCAGCGGGCCATTCACCAAGCCTTTGGCCTCCCAGACCCTGAAGTACGTCTGTGAGGAAAAAAACATCAAGATCGTGCCGGATTTCGCCCTGAGCCATGTGGACAACGAGAACAAACGCATCGTTTCCCACGACAAGCGAGAGGAAGAATTCGACCTCCTGGTCTCCATCCCGACCATGAAGGGCGCGCAGTTCATCATCGACTCGGATATGGGCGACCCCCTGGGCTGGGTGCCCACGGACAACCACACCCTGCAAAGCAAGAATTTCAAGGACATCTTCGTCATCGGCGACGCCACCAACGTACCCACCTCCAAGGCCGGCTCCGTGGCGCACTTTGAAAGCGAAATCCTGATCGAGAACATTCTGCGCCATCTGGACGGCCTGGAGCCGCTGCCCAAGTACGACGGCCATTCCAACTGCTTCATCGAGTCCGGATTCGGCAAGGCCCTGCTCATCGACTTCAATTACACCCAGGAACCGCTGCCCGGAAAGTTTCCCCTGCCCGGGGCCGGGCCCTTCACCCTGCTCAAGGAAACCAAGATGAACCACTACGGCAAGATGATGTTTCGCTGGGCCTACTGGCATCTCCTGCTCAAGGGCAAGGATCTTCCGGTTTCCCCGTTCATGACCATGGCCGGCAAGGAAATGCCCAGCCCGGTCACGGCATAGGAGGTGGACCATGAGTCTGGAACAACATGTGGAAACGTTGAATTCCCTGGAACGCAAGATGGATGAAATCTCCACCATGGCCAGGGAGATGATGCGGCGCAATGAAATGGCCCAGGATTTGGCCAAGGATTTGAACATCGTCGGCAACGCCGCCATGTTCTCTCTTCAGGAGGAACTGGAACTGGAGAACGTCCAGGTGGACGGACGGGAACTGCGGCAGATGCTGATCCTGTTTCTGAAGAACATTCACAACATCAACTATGCCATGCGTCAGTTGGAAGCCGTGGCCGAGCTGGGCAAGGAATCCTACGACACCATCCGCGGCCTGCTGCTGGACTATATCGAACGGGCCACGGAGTGGGAGAAGAAAGGGTATTTCCAGTCCGCCGCCAAGTCCGTGGACATCATGGCCAGGATGCACGAGAGCATGCCCCGGGACACCCTGGACAGGCTGGAGCGATCAGCTCCGGAAATCATCGGCCTGCTCGCGGATCTTGCGGACCCGGAAACCATCAAGCAGACCCGGCAGATGCTCCGGATGCAGAAATATCTCGTGCCGGCCCTGGTGACGGCCTGGGTTGTGCCGGTGGGGCTGTTGGTGCTGATTCTGCTGAGAACTTGAGTGGGGCCGTCATGCCAAGGCTTGGGGTGGAAGAAAAAAAACCTTGAATGTGAACCGCCCGCTTCGCTCAAGGCACGGAAAACGCCAAGAAGGAATTTTGGTTTCCGCTGGAAAGATGCGGAAGCCAAAAGACTCACCGCCTATCGGCGATATTGATTCCACCCGAAAGGGTGGGGCAATGTTTTTGGAAAGCAGCTTTTTCCCTGCTTTCCAAAATCTTTACCTTGGCGGTCTTGGCGTCCTGAGCGAAGCGAGTGGTTCCCTTTCTCTGGTTCACATTCACAAATGAATCCGGTGACCATATCGGTTGCTCAATCCCTAAGCGGCGTACTCACTCGGCAAGCGTTTCCCGCAGCACTTCAATGGGATGCTGAATCGGGATGTCGTCCATGTGCTGGAACTGGAGGCGGCAGCTCAGGCATTCGGTGAGGATGGCTTCCGGCTCATGAGCCCGGATTCTGGCCATGAGCGGTGCGCCCAGATCCAGGCTGGGCTGGTGAAACTGCTTCTTGTAGCCCATGATCCCGGCCATGCCGCAGCAGTGCAGCGTTCCCGTCAGCGGAGTCACGGAAAGTTCGGGAACCTGTTGCAACAGATTAAGAAAGGGGTAGCCGATCTTTTGTTCCCGGAGATGGCAGGGCGGGTAGTAGACCGCCCGGCGCGGAACGGCGCGCGCCGTTTCCGGGAATCGGCCCTCGCCGGCCAACCTCGCCAGATACTCACCGAGGTCAAAGGCATGCTCACCAACGGCGATGCGTTGGAGCGGGTCAAGACCGGAAAACAATCCCTTGTCCTGAAGGATCGGCCCGTAGGTGGCCCGGTGCAGGACGACCATGTCCCCTTGCCGTGGCCCGGTAATGCCCATGCCCGCGGGAATGAGCAGCCGGTTCGCGTCCGCCCCGGCCTGCTGCTGATACGCCTGTGAATAATAGGCCCCTTCCCGCAGGAGATGCTTGAAAAAATACCCGCACGTCGGGCAGGAGCAGACCACGTCGAACCCGGCGGCCACATGCTCCGCCATCCATTGCAGGTTGCGAGAGACCAGCTTCAGGGCCATGGGCTGATCCCCCTCCAGAAGAGGGGGCATGCCACAGCATTCGCCCTCCGGTTCGCCCACGGCCGCAACCACCTCCACTCCGAAGGCCTCCAAAACCTCCACCGCGGCTCGGGCCACTTCCGGGAATAGATAGCGAGCCGTGCATCCCGGGTAGTAGATCGCCTTGCGGGCATCCGGAGCGGCCTTGTTTTTCCGGCTGGCTGAACGCGTGTCTAACCAGCGGTCGAAGTTTTCCCGGGGTACGGCCGGCATTCTTCGATCCGGATGCATCCCAAGAGTCCGCTTGATCAGTGACGAGGTCACCGGATTGGCCATCATCAGGTTGCCGAGGCGCGGAAACGCGCCGCACAGTTTGCCGATCCGCCCCACGTCCTGCAGGGCCCGCACGCTGAAGGGCAGTCCGTCCCGCTCGGCATAGGCAGCCTTGGCGGCCATGATCTCGCTTCGGATCTTGGGACAGGGACACAGCCCGCACAGGTTGCACAAATCGCACAGCTGGCGCAGCTCTTCCTCGCTCGCCTCCCCGCCTCCCTCCCGCTTGCGGTCATGCAGGCGGAACAGCTCCGGCAGAAACAGGCAGGCCTCCTCGATATAATACCGACAATCCTCACACGACCCGCAGGCCGCGACCACATTCCGGATCAGTTTTTCAGGCACATCGGATTTCATGGCAACAAATCTCCAACGATCTTGACTTTTTCATCTGATGCCGACACGCCGCATCATCCATCAACAAGTCCCAGATCGTCACGAAGCAAAAGTTCTAAGTTAACTAAATATTTTAATGTAATTGCGCAAATACTCCGGGCAGTGCCTGGTACCGGCTTCCGCTGGCAGGACGTCTAGCATACAAAGGCCCAGCCTGGACAGCTCCAGTCTTTCACAGCGTGCAGCTGTTCACATCCATGGTGCAAGCGATCTAACGGATCACCTTGATTTCAATCTCTTGACACCTAAACCCCCGCCGGCCTATGCACAAACATATGCTGGGCTCAGCAGAAGGAGTATGCATGGAATCAGAGCGTCATGTTCGTTTTTTTCGCAATGGCCGGAACCAGGCCATTCGTATCCCCAGAGAGTTTGAACTGGATGCGGATACGGCTATCATTCGCCGTGAGGATGATCGTCTGGTGATCGAACCGGTAAAGAGAAAAGGCTTGTTGGCTACGCTGGCCACATTGTCCGATATTGAAGAGGATTTCCCGGATACTGATTCCGGAACTCCACCCTTGGATGATGTAAACTTATGAAGCTGAAGCATCGTTTTCTCCTGGACACAAACATCCTTTCGGATCTCGTCCGACATCCCCAGGGCATTGTTGCGCAGCGCATTCGTGAACATGGCGAGCAGGCTGTTTTCACATCCATAATTGTTGCCTGTGAACTGCGCTTCGGCGCCGCCAAGCGCAACGCTCCAAGGCTGTCCGCGCAGGTTGAAGCAATTCTCGCCGCCATGGACGTTCTGCCTCTCGAGCCGCCGGCGGATGAACAATATGCCCGGTTGCGTTTGCATCTGGAGCAGAACGGGTCCCCCATCGGCCCCAATGACATGCTTATCGCGGCTCAAGCTCTTGCCGAGGACTCCATTCTCGTGTCCGCGAATACGAAAGAGTTTCGTCACGTTCCCGGCCTCGTGACGGTTGATTGGCTTGAAAGCGATCCTTCCTGACCCCTTACATTAATTCGGGCTGGGCTCTTTCCCATGCGGAACTTTTGCCTTCGAGTCGGAGGGGCGAGCCGCAGTTGCGTGAAGACGCATCATCAATGTGTTGGAAAAAGCCCGTGAAGCCTTCACGGCCATCGGTTCTCTGGGATGTGCAGCCCGGAGTCTTGACGGACATCAAAGCCATGGCTATTTTTCATTTCGTCTTTTAGCTATATAAATATTTAAGGAGCCATCCATGGAATCCACACTTGCCATGACCAAAGGGCTGGCAGACGGGAATAGAATGCGGATTGTGGCCGCGCTCATGGAGCATGATGAGCTGTGCGCCTGCCAGTTGACCGAGATGCTCGGCCTGGCCGGGGCCACGGTCTCCAGGCACTTGAGCATCCTGCTGGCTGCCCGCATGGTCCGGAACCGAAAGCAGGGCCGCTGGATTTACTATCGCCTGGCTGAGCAATTCCCAAAAATGTTGCAACTATGGTTGAAGGAATCCTTGGTCTCGTCGCCAGATATTCAAGCGGACAGAGAAAGCCTGAAGACCGTCCTGGCCTGCGATCCGGATGAACTGTGCCGTCGTCAGAGAAAAGGTGCGGAATGTTCCGCGTAGAGTTTCAATTCATTTTGAGGAGCGTGCAATGAGCGAATCCGTTGCCAAACAGATGTCCTTTCTGGACCGCTACCTGACCCTGTGGATTTTTCTGGCCATGATCGTGGGCGTGGGGGCCGGATATCTTTTCCCGGTCATTCCTGACTTTATCGGCCTTTTCCAGATCGGCAACACCAACATTCCCATTGCCATCGGCCTGATCGTAATGATGTACCCGCCCCTGGCCAAGGTTCAGTACGACAAGATGCACCTGGTTTTCCGCCATACCCGGGTGCTGGTGCTGTCCCTGGTCCAGAACTGGATCATCGGCCCGATTCTAATGTTCCTTTTGGCCGTGACCTTCCTCTCCGGCCATCATGAATACATGGTCGGCCTGATCCTCATCGGCCTGGCCCGGTGCATCGCCATGGTCATCGTCTGGAACGACCTGGCCAAGGGCGACCGGGAATACTGCGCCGGACTGGTGGCCTTCAACTCGGTCTTTCAGATCCTGCTCTTCTCGGTCTACGCCTACCTCTTTCTGACCGTGTTTCCCGGGTGGCTGGGCTTCGAGGGAACCCTCGTGGACATTACCATGAAGGAAATCGCCATCAGCGTGCTGATCTACCTGGGGCTTCCCTTTGCCGGCGGCATCTTCTCCAGGCTCTACGGAGTCCGGGCCAAGGGCGAGCAGTGGTACCAGGAAAAATTCGTACCCTTCATCAGCCCCTTCACCCTGATCGCCCTGCTCTTCACCATCGTTGTCATGTTTTCCCTCAAGGGCGAGTACATCGTGCAGCTGCCCTTTGACGTGGTCCGGGTGGCTGTTCCGCTGCTGATCTACTTCCTGGTCATGTTCGTAATATCCTTTTTTCTGTCTATGAAATTCAATGCCACCTACGAGCAGTCCACCTCGCTGAGCTTCACCGCGGCCTCCAACAACTTCGAGCTGGCCATCGCCGTGGCCATCGGCGTGTTCGGCATTCATTCCGGCGTGGCCTTTGCCGCGGTAATCGGGCCGCTGGTGGAGGTGCCCGTGCTCATCGGTCTCGTCCACGTGGCCCTGTGGTTCAAGCGCAAGTACTTCCCCTTCGCCGTGCATACGCCCACCGGAGTCTGCCATGTGACCTGCAAGCCGGTCGAGGTGGAGGCGAAGTCTTAGCACGAGAAATCCGCTCAAAGCGACATCCCGCTCCGGCACGCGTTACTGCCGGAGTGGGTACTGAAGGATTGAAAAATTGTATGTGGTAAACAAACCCAAGCCATTGGACGTGCACATTTGACGATCGATGATCATTTGGCTAATTTGCCAAATATCAAAAACAGGAACAGGACGCGTAATGCAAAAGAATGAATTTCGATCCAGAATCTTTAAGGCTCTGGGCCATCCCAGCCGGATTTTGCTGGTGGACGCCCTGTTTGCCGGGGAACGCTGCGTCTGTGAACTTCGCGAACTCGTCGGAGCGGACGTTTCCACCGTTTCCAAGCACTTGTCCGTGCTCAAGGAGGCCGGCATCGTGGGCTGCGAAAAACGCGGAGCCAATGTGTATTATTATCTGCGCATGGAGTGCGTGAAAGGATTTCTTAGCTGCGTGGACCGTTTCAATGCCCGCAGGATCGAGGAACATGCGTGCATATTGTGCGGCGACCGAAGGCAGGATTCAGAACACAATAATCGGCATATGGTTGCGAATCAAAAACATTGAACCAGAAGAGGAGATTTTATGAAAATCAAGGTATTAGGTCCAGGCTGCCCCAAGTGTGCGGAGGCGTTGCGCGTTGTCACGGATGCCGTGGCCGAGTCCGGCAAGCCCGTGGAAGTGGAAAAGGTCACGGACATGCAGGAATTCATGCGGTACGGCGTGTTCAGCACTCCGGCCATCGTGGTGGACGACACGGTCAAGGTCGTAGGCAAGTTGCCGACCAAGAAAGACGTTCTCGGCTGGATCAACGGATAATGAGCTTTCTTTTTCAGCCCGAGCGCTTTCAGCCACGAATGAAGACCGTCTGCTCGAAAGTCAGGCCACTGCTGTTTTGCCTCATGGCGTTGCTGGTGAGCATTACCATTCCAGCTTGGGCCGAGGAGGAGGCGCCGCCAGAAGCGCCGGTGCCAGGCATGGTCACCGTGGCCAGTTTCGGTGCCAAAAACTGCGTTCCATGCCGATTGATGGTGCCCATCCGTGAGGAGCTTCAGCGGGAATACGAAGGGCGGGCGGCAATCGTTTTCATCGATCTGCACCGCCACTTCACCTTGATTGACCATTACGCCATCCAGGTCATCCCCACGTTGATCTTCTACGATCAAAACGGCAACGAAGCGAAGCGGCACATCGGATTCATGGACAAAAAGTCCATCGAGGCTGAAATGGCCAAGCTCGGCGTTGAATAGGTTTTTTATGGACCAGTTTTTCATCACCTTGAACATGTGGATCACCAGCGGAACGGGCTTTGCCATGGCCGGAAGTTTTTTATGGGGCATGGTCAGCGTGTTCTTCAGCCCTTGCCATCTGGCCTCCATCCCGCTCATCGTCGGCTACGTGGCCGGACAGAACAAACTCATCGAGGGCCGTGCCGCCGCCGGATACGCCGGGCTTTTCTCGTTCGGCCTGTTTATAACAATTGCCCTGGTGGGCATTGTCACCGCTCTTTTGGGAAGAATGCTGGGCGACATCGGTCCCTGGTGGACCATCCTGGTCGGGTTGATCCTGATCTGGGTCGCCTTGGACATGCTCGGCGTGTCCAGGTGTTCGATGTCCACGGGACTGATGAGCAAGCTCAAGGTCAGCGGGCTTTCCGGAGCCCTGATTCTGGGGCTGGCCTATGGTGTACTCTCCGGCTCCTGCACCTTCGGCTTCATTGCCCCGATTCTGGCCATCATCACCATTCAGGAGCAGTTCGCCAACGGCATTCTGCTGATCGTGCTCTTCGGAATCGGCCATTGCATCCCCATTGTCATCGCCGGCAGCTCCACGGCGCTTGTCCGGCGCATCCTGGAAAGCCGATCCATGGCCACAGGCGGCCTGTGGTTCAAGCGAGGCGCGGGTACGCTCATCGGCCTGCTGGGGCTGTACTTCATCGCCCTGCCGTTCCTGGAAATCTAGAACCAACGATACGTCATGAATAAGGAATTGCAATGAGTTCAAAAACAATAATCGGCATAGTGGTTGTCCTGGTCGCCCTGCTCGGAACCATTGTGCTGATCCATCAGCACCAGGCGGACCAGCTCAACGATACGGCCGCCGTGGACCTCCAATCTTTGGGGGAACAGTCCGCCCACGAATCGAACATCGAACTGGACCAGAGTCTGCTGCCGGGCAACCCATCCCCCCTGCCGCGCCTAGTGGATCTGGGAGCGGACAATTGCCTGCCCTGCAAGATGATGGCCCCGATCCTCCAGGAATTGAAGGTCGAATACGCCCACCTCTTCGCCACGCATTTCATCGACGTTTGGAAGAATCCGGCAGCTGGCCGACAATTCAGCGTGCGCATGATTCCGACCCAGATTTTCTATGATGCCGAAGGCAAGGAACTCTTTCGCCACGAAGGCTTCATGTCCAAGCAGGACATCTTGCGGCAATGGCGACGGTTGGGGATCGAGGTGGAGGCGACAGGCTGAGGGGGTCATCCTTGAAACCCGCCTCTCGGGAGACGCTCCAGGGCTTTATTACTCCTGATCTGCTCCGTTATTTCAAATATGCACATCCGATGAACAAGGCGCACACATGAACTGGAAATCCGAATGGAAGCCACTGGCCGCCATCGTGGTCGTTTTTATGGCCATATTCTACCTGCCCGTGGGCGAGCCTCGTTTTGACAATGCCGTTCAGGAGGCGCTGCACCTGGCTCGCTGGTACGCTCAGGAGCACGTCCTGCTCTGCCTGATCCCGGCCTTTTTCATCGCCGGCGCCATCGGGGTGTTCGTCAGCCAGAGCTCCATCCTGCGCTACCTTGGCCCCCAGGCGAACAAGGCCTGCGCCTACGGCGTGGCATCCTGTTCCGGCTCCATTCTGGCCGTCTGCTCCTGCACCATCTTGCCCCTGTTCGCGGGCATCTACCGGATGGGCGCGGGCATCGGCCCGGCCACGGCATTTCTGTATTCCGGGCCGGCCATCAACATCCTGGCCATCGTGCTCACGGCCCAGGTTCTCGGCCCGGAACTGGGCATAGCCCGGGCTGTGGGCGCCATCTTTTTTGCCGTGGTCATCGGCCTGATCATGCACATGCTTTATCGCCGGGAAGAGGCGGACAAGACCGCAAATATGGTTCTGCCCGATGAAGAGCCCAAGCGCGGACTTGGCCAAAACGGACTCTATTTCCTGAGCATGATCGGCATTCTGGTCTTCGCCAACTGGGGTGCGCCCAGTGAAGGAGCCGGAATCTGGCAGACCATTTACGCGAACAAATGGTTGCTTACGGCCATATCCGGACTGGGTCTGGCCGTTATCCTGCCCGCGTGGTTCGGACTGCCCTGGTCCCGGATGTTCATGGTCGTGCTGCCCACTGCCGCTCTGGCCCTTGCATTTCCGGGCCTGCCGATTCTGGCTTTCACGGCCGGGTTTGTCGGCCTGTCCATGGTGATCAGCACCCGGGAGGACGAACTGGGTCAGTGGTTTTCCACATCCTGGATCTTTGCCAAGCAAATTCTGCCCCTGCTGTTCATTGGCGTACTGGCGGCCGGACTGCTGCTCGGGCGTCCGGGCGAAGAGGGGCTGATCCCCTCGGCCTGGGTCAGCGCGGCCGTGGGCGGCAATTCCCTTGGGGCGAACTTCTTCGCCTCTTTTGCCGGGGCGTTCATGTACTTCGCCACCCTGACCGAAGTGCCCATTCTTGAGGGGCTGCTGGGCAGCGGCATGGGCAAGGGGCCGGCCTTGGCCCTGCTTCTGGCCGGACCGGCCTTGAGCCTGCCAAACATTCTGGTCATCCGCAGCGTCATCGGCACGCAAAAAACCCTGGTCTTCGTCAGCCTAGTGATTGTCATGGCCACCATCAGCGGGATGATCTACGGTCATTTCTGGGGATAGTGACATATTCCTGTGACCCTGTCAGAACAAACAAGAAAGTTTGAACCGCAAAGACGCCAAGAACGCAAAGTTTAAGACCTTGCAGAAGTTGTCCAAAACCGGGCAACGGTTTTGGACAAGGCCCCCTTTTCATTTGCCGCTACCCGGCAAATGAAAAAACTTCCTGCCTTCCTTGCGACCTTTGCGCCTCGAGCGAAGCGGGCGGTTCAAATATCTTCTGTTTGGGTTGCGTTAGTTCGCCAACATCCAACAGGAAATCCAAGGAGGTTGTCATGTCCAAAAAGCGTGTTCTGTTTCTCTGCACGGGCAACTCCTGCCGCAGCCAGATGGCTGAAGGCTGGACCAGGCATCTGAAAAACGATTCCATTGAAGTCTATTCCGCGGGCATTGAAAAACACGGCCTCAACCCCCTGGCCGTGAAGGTCATGGCCGAAGCCGGGGTGGACATCAGTTCACAGGCCTCAAAAACCCTAGATGATCTTCCGGACCTGGAATTCGATTACGTGATCACCCTCTGCGGGCACGCCCAGGAGACATGCCCGTTCTTCCCGGCCAAAACCGCGAGGCTCCATGTGGGCTTCGACGATCCGCCCACGCTTGCCAAGACCGCTCGCAATGAAGAAGAGGCTCTGGACCACTACCGCCGGGTGCGCGATGAAATCCGCGACTATGTGCGGACCCTGCCCGAATCCCTCGGCGATATCCCGGAAGGGGCATAACCTGAGGTGGAGAAATCACTTCTCAAAATAATGCTTCTTCCTCAAGGATCTGATCCACGCTTCTGGCGCTTTCTTCGATATCTGGCGATATCCTTGCTCGGCCTCTCTCTGTTGTCCGTCGCGGCCGAAGCGCGATTGGACGTGCCTTTGGAGACAAAAATCGGCCAGATGCTGCTGGTTGGCTTTCGCGGTTTGGAAGTGGACGACGCATCTCCCATTGTCCAGGACATCCAATCAGGACGAATCGGCGGCGTGATCTTGTTTGATCATGACAAGGCCCTGAACAGCCCGGAGCGCAATATTGCTTCGCCCGAGCAGCTAAAAAGGCTGGTGGCCAACCTCCAGGCCATGGACCCGGACATGCCGCTTTTTGTGGTTATCGATCAGGAGGGCGGTCGGGCCAGTCGTCTCCAGGAAGAATTCGGCTTTTCCCCCACGGACTCCCAGCAATGGCTCGGAAACCGGAACGATCCGGCCCTTACGGCCCGGCAGACCGCGCAGACTCTGGCTGAACTGGGAATCAACGTGAATCTGGCGCCAGTAGTGGATGTGAACGTGAATCCGGACAGCCCTGTCATTGGCAGGTTGGAGCGCAGTTTTTCAGCCGATCCGAAGGTCGTTGCCGAACATGCCCTGGAAGTGCTGGTCATGCATCAGCTCGAGGGTGTTTTTTGCGCTCTCAAACATTTTCCCGGCCTTGGCAGCTCCACTGCGGATAAGCACCTTGGCTTCATCGACGTGACCGAAACCTGGTCCAATGTTGAACTCGAACCCTACCGGAAAATTCTTGGCTCATATGGCGCGGACATGGTCATGGCCGCCCATGTCTTTAACGCCGCACTCGACCCGGATTGGCCGGCGACCCTCTCCATCTCCACCATCCAGGGCCTGCTGCGCGACCAGATGGGCTATTCGGGGGTGGTTGTCGCCGACGACATGCAGATGCAGGCCATCACCGATAACTATCCCCTGGAAATAGTTCTGGAACGCACCATCCTGGCCGGGACGGACATTATCATGTTCGGCAACAACCTGACTTATGACGGGCATATCGCGGAACAGGCCTTGGACATCATCGTCAAGCTGGTCCGGGAAGGCCGCGTGCCCGAATCGCGAATCAACGAATCCTACAACAGGATCATGCATCTCAAAAACCGGCTGGTGGACCGGGGTGACCAGGACTGCA
Above is a genomic segment from Desulfonatronum thiosulfatophilum containing:
- a CDS encoding glycoside hydrolase family 3 protein, encoding MLLPQGSDPRFWRFLRYLAISLLGLSLLSVAAEARLDVPLETKIGQMLLVGFRGLEVDDASPIVQDIQSGRIGGVILFDHDKALNSPERNIASPEQLKRLVANLQAMDPDMPLFVVIDQEGGRASRLQEEFGFSPTDSQQWLGNRNDPALTARQTAQTLAELGINVNLAPVVDVNVNPDSPVIGRLERSFSADPKVVAEHALEVLVMHQLEGVFCALKHFPGLGSSTADKHLGFIDVTETWSNVELEPYRKILGSYGADMVMAAHVFNAALDPDWPATLSISTIQGLLRDQMGYSGVVVADDMQMQAITDNYPLEIVLERTILAGTDIIMFGNNLTYDGHIAEQALDIIVKLVREGRVPESRINESYNRIMHLKNRLVDRGDQDCRLCDAY